In the genome of Phycisphaerales bacterium, one region contains:
- a CDS encoding class I tRNA ligase family protein → MLVTSRDIITLWVARMIITGLYFLNRVPFQHVYIHPVIQDGQGRRMSKSLGNGVDPLDIIALYGTDALRYTMAGMATETQDVRLPVKPITTPDGRTVNTSERFDGGRAFCNKLWQVATGFIFPNLEGTTPQPLNPTTLATEDRWILSRLASATAEIDRRFAAYQLNDVVSTLYDFFWGDFCDWYVELVKPRLFTRRDDGHVAPRHDDSADSARQVLALVLDHILRLCHPVLPFITEALWQELNARVPHRGIAVLTIGTPALIRTCWPVAAELPRDTAVEREIDALRDIIRTLRDLLARVNTSRAAAKTPAVGKLPRAVIRAEEKLVSALRSQQTVLERLGRCENVEIGTDVAKPPESAAQVLVGVEVFVPLAGLMDLNAERTRLTREVDELRGHIERLSGKLAHEGFVAKAPAAVVEQERTRLAELRQKLAVLERNVADLA, encoded by the coding sequence GTGCTCGTCACCAGCCGCGACATCATCACGCTCTGGGTCGCGCGGATGATCATCACCGGGCTGTACTTCCTCAACCGCGTGCCTTTCCAGCACGTCTACATCCACCCCGTCATCCAGGATGGTCAGGGACGCCGGATGTCCAAGTCCCTCGGCAACGGGGTCGACCCACTCGACATCATCGCACTCTACGGTACCGACGCGCTCCGTTACACCATGGCCGGCATGGCCACCGAAACCCAGGACGTCCGGCTCCCGGTGAAGCCCATCACCACGCCTGACGGGCGCACGGTCAACACCTCCGAGCGGTTCGATGGCGGCCGGGCGTTCTGCAACAAGCTCTGGCAGGTTGCGACCGGCTTCATCTTTCCGAATCTCGAAGGTACCACACCGCAGCCGCTCAACCCCACCACGTTGGCGACCGAGGACCGCTGGATTCTTTCACGGCTGGCCAGCGCCACCGCGGAGATCGACCGCCGCTTCGCCGCTTATCAGCTCAACGATGTCGTCAGCACGCTCTACGACTTTTTCTGGGGTGATTTCTGCGACTGGTACGTCGAGCTCGTCAAGCCCCGGCTCTTCACGCGCCGGGACGACGGCCATGTCGCGCCGCGCCACGACGACTCCGCCGACTCCGCCCGGCAGGTGCTCGCGTTGGTGCTGGATCACATCCTGCGGCTTTGCCACCCGGTACTGCCTTTCATCACCGAAGCGCTCTGGCAGGAACTCAACGCGCGTGTTCCCCACCGTGGCATCGCCGTCCTCACCATCGGTACTCCGGCCCTGATCCGCACTTGCTGGCCTGTCGCGGCCGAGCTCCCGCGCGACACCGCCGTCGAGCGCGAGATCGACGCCTTGCGCGACATCATCCGCACCCTGCGTGATCTGCTGGCCCGCGTGAATACCAGCCGGGCGGCCGCGAAGACTCCCGCCGTGGGCAAGTTGCCGCGCGCCGTCATCCGCGCCGAGGAGAAGCTGGTCTCGGCCCTGCGATCCCAGCAGACCGTGCTCGAACGCCTCGGCCGCTGCGAGAACGTCGAGATCGGCACCGACGTCGCCAAGCCGCCGGAATCCGCCGCCCAGGTCCTGGTCGGCGTGGAGGTCTTCGTGCCGCTCGCCGGCCTGATGGATCTCAACGCGGAGCGAACCCGCCTGACGCGCGAGGTCGACGAGCTCCGTGGTCACATCGAGCGCCTCTCCGGAAAACTCGCCCACGAGGGATTTGTCGCCAAGGCCCCCGCGGCCGTCGTCGAGCAGGAACGCACCCGCCTCGCCGAATTGCGTCAGAAACTCGCTGTCCTCGAACGTAACGTGGCGGACCTTGCCTGA
- a CDS encoding HAD hydrolase family protein → MTPTRGPAGIRAVCFDVDGTLTDGRICVDDLGRGMRLFDVHDGFAMAWYRDLGGILILCSGKTSDAVAARARELRITHVVQGSRDKVADLTPVLAQLGLAWDELAAIGDDLPELPLMRKCGYAVAVASAAAEVRAAADFVTTRPGGRGAVREALEHILRATGQWAQVLRHYGVEAGTPS, encoded by the coding sequence GTGACTCCTACCCGCGGGCCGGCCGGCATTCGCGCCGTGTGCTTCGACGTTGATGGAACGCTCACCGATGGACGGATCTGCGTGGACGATTTGGGCCGCGGAATGCGGCTCTTCGATGTCCACGACGGGTTCGCCATGGCGTGGTACCGCGACCTCGGCGGAATCCTCATCCTCTGCTCTGGCAAGACCTCGGATGCGGTTGCGGCTCGGGCACGGGAATTGCGGATCACGCACGTCGTGCAGGGCAGCCGAGACAAGGTGGCGGACCTGACACCCGTGCTGGCTCAGCTTGGCCTTGCTTGGGATGAACTGGCGGCAATCGGCGACGATTTGCCGGAACTGCCGTTGATGCGGAAGTGTGGTTATGCGGTTGCGGTGGCGTCGGCTGCCGCGGAGGTGCGGGCCGCGGCGGATTTCGTGACCACACGTCCGGGCGGGCGTGGCGCCGTGCGCGAGGCGCTCGAGCACATCCTGCGAGCTACCGGTCAGTGGGCGCAGGTGCTGCGGCACTACGGGGTCGAAGCGGGCACGCCTTCATAA
- a CDS encoding abortive infection family protein, producing MADLSNSERQQIEQAFRMSSGYVLDFSNETFREFIQEAVARNICTDDYSRKGSSKAKRLRAFFRAEPNHVVGTLVDALVTHARTLTDPPSSELLDACQRIAVRLKQSAPVLEQVGADTSDATFAALTRCVRQAIDSNQPETGLDRLHTFFVSLVRQVCEKRGVRGTRDEPAHSVLGKYLKYLKGSRHVHSDMTLKILNYAQSTMDAFNRVRNNQSLAHPNPMLNYDESLLIFNHVVAVVNFIRSVEQRVDHAERPAMEAASSENSDIPF from the coding sequence ATGGCAGACCTTTCGAATTCTGAGCGGCAGCAAATCGAGCAGGCCTTTCGCATGAGCTCGGGGTACGTCTTGGACTTTTCCAACGAGACGTTCAGGGAGTTCATCCAAGAAGCCGTCGCGCGGAACATCTGCACCGACGACTATTCCAGGAAGGGGTCTTCGAAGGCGAAACGCCTACGAGCGTTCTTCAGGGCCGAGCCGAATCATGTGGTCGGTACACTCGTCGATGCCCTCGTGACTCATGCCCGCACCCTCACCGATCCGCCTTCGTCGGAATTGCTGGACGCGTGCCAGCGCATCGCAGTTCGGCTAAAGCAGAGCGCCCCCGTGCTGGAGCAGGTCGGTGCCGATACGAGCGATGCCACGTTTGCGGCGCTGACACGGTGCGTGCGACAGGCGATCGACTCCAACCAGCCAGAGACTGGGCTTGATCGGCTCCATACTTTTTTTGTTTCGCTCGTGCGCCAGGTGTGCGAGAAGCGAGGCGTTCGGGGCACGCGCGACGAGCCCGCGCACAGCGTGCTCGGCAAGTACCTGAAGTATCTCAAGGGTAGCCGTCACGTTCATTCCGACATGACCTTGAAGATCCTGAATTACGCCCAAAGCACGATGGACGCCTTCAACCGCGTTCGGAATAACCAGAGCCTTGCGCATCCGAACCCGATGCTCAACTACGACGAATCGCTCCTGATCTTCAACCACGTCGTAGCTGTCGTGAACTTCATCCGCTCCGTCGAACAACGGGTAGATCACGCCGAACGTCCCGCAATGGAAGCAGCAAGCTCGGAGAATTCCGATATCCCGTTCTGA
- the sppA gene encoding signal peptide peptidase SppA, which yields MVLRSRNRSVYGVMGGAALALLVLSTPGCGPTSFLITPVSARQPLQEEVVIRESFWSGSKIVLLDVDGVIQSGRPMSLLGTGGENPVSLFVEKLDKAAADDRVKAVVLRINSPGGAVTATDVMHAELQRFRERTGKPVVAALQDVAASGGYYLACASDRIYAHPTTVTGSIGVIMLSPNFAGTMRKIGMEMNTIKSGEQKDMGSLFREMSNEDRLIFQGLIDAMYQRFLTVVAAGRPNLTEEELRPLADGRVYLGAAAHELGLVDELGTLRDALRAARELAELGDAKLLVVRYARPLDYRPNIYAQQDPPPVQVGPVGIELPEWLRGGAPQFLYLWAPGF from the coding sequence ATGGTCCTGCGGTCTCGCAATCGTTCCGTGTATGGCGTAATGGGGGGGGCCGCGCTCGCCCTGCTCGTGCTCAGCACCCCCGGCTGTGGCCCTACCTCGTTCCTGATCACCCCGGTCTCGGCCCGACAGCCGTTACAGGAAGAGGTCGTGATTCGTGAAAGCTTCTGGTCCGGGTCGAAGATCGTGCTGCTCGATGTCGATGGCGTGATCCAGAGTGGCCGGCCGATGTCACTGCTGGGCACAGGCGGCGAAAACCCGGTGTCGCTGTTCGTAGAGAAGCTCGACAAGGCGGCGGCGGACGATCGTGTGAAGGCGGTGGTGTTGCGGATCAACTCGCCGGGCGGCGCGGTGACCGCGACGGATGTGATGCACGCGGAATTACAGCGTTTCCGGGAGCGGACCGGTAAGCCGGTCGTGGCGGCCCTGCAGGATGTGGCCGCGTCGGGGGGCTACTACCTCGCCTGTGCGAGTGACCGCATCTACGCGCACCCGACCACGGTGACGGGCAGCATCGGTGTGATCATGCTCTCCCCCAACTTTGCCGGGACGATGCGGAAGATCGGCATGGAGATGAACACGATCAAGAGCGGCGAGCAGAAGGATATGGGCTCGCTCTTCCGCGAGATGTCGAACGAGGATCGGCTGATCTTCCAGGGGCTGATCGACGCGATGTACCAGCGCTTCCTCACGGTCGTGGCAGCGGGGCGGCCGAACTTGACGGAGGAGGAACTACGGCCCCTGGCGGATGGCCGTGTCTATCTCGGCGCCGCTGCGCATGAGCTGGGGCTGGTGGACGAATTGGGCACGTTGCGGGATGCCTTGCGGGCCGCGCGGGAGCTGGCCGAACTGGGTGATGCCAAGCTGCTGGTCGTGCGGTATGCACGTCCGCTGGATTACCGCCCGAACATCTACGCGCAGCAGGATCCCCCCCCCGTGCAGGTTGGGCCGGTCGGCATCGAACTGCCGGAGTGGCTCCGGGGAGGCGCGCCGCAGTTCCTGTACCTGTGGGCGCCGGGCTTCTGA
- a CDS encoding terpene cyclase/mutase family protein, translating into MFLNLPHPGRLSCILALGLAATITAPTVAQAPTTQPMADLEDARYRDEARRLIERGTRFLLVAQEPDGGWESRTGPGITALSVQALARDPRIGPNHPAVQRGVTFVLGFLRPEGGLYSAEGLLKNYESAVALMMLAALGDARHAEPITRLQTYLKDLQWDESENYSSDHPWYGGAGYGNHGRPDLSNTQMLLEALHDSGLPPDDPAFQKALIFIQRCQMHGEYNDQEFARGSTQGGFIYSPHAGGETRAGPLEVAGRTEHRAFGSMTYAAFKSLLYAGLEHDDPRVRAALDWMKAHWTLDYNPNMPERQSREGLFYYYHVFARALHAWGAPTITDNRGRTHTWRHELVTKLATLQQPDGSWINEADRYMEGLTPLTTAYALLALHAAYPAEHTVEPVSPPPTTQPTAAPRTNDSAGTGN; encoded by the coding sequence ATGTTCCTGAACCTCCCGCACCCGGGCCGTCTTTCATGCATACTCGCCCTGGGCCTCGCCGCCACAATCACAGCGCCAACCGTCGCGCAAGCCCCCACCACCCAGCCGATGGCCGATCTCGAAGATGCCCGCTACCGTGACGAAGCCCGGCGGCTCATCGAGCGCGGCACCCGTTTCCTCCTCGTTGCCCAGGAGCCCGACGGCGGCTGGGAGAGCCGTACCGGCCCCGGAATCACCGCACTCAGTGTGCAAGCCCTCGCGCGTGACCCCCGCATCGGCCCGAACCACCCGGCCGTACAGCGCGGCGTCACCTTTGTGCTGGGTTTCCTGCGCCCGGAGGGGGGCCTGTACTCGGCGGAAGGCCTGCTCAAGAACTACGAGAGTGCTGTGGCCCTGATGATGCTCGCGGCCCTCGGGGACGCGCGCCACGCAGAACCAATCACGCGCCTCCAGACCTATCTCAAGGACTTGCAGTGGGATGAGAGCGAAAATTACTCCTCCGACCACCCCTGGTACGGCGGCGCGGGTTACGGTAACCACGGCCGGCCCGACCTCTCCAACACGCAGATGCTGCTCGAAGCCCTGCATGACAGTGGACTGCCGCCCGATGATCCGGCTTTTCAGAAGGCCCTGATCTTCATCCAACGGTGCCAGATGCACGGGGAGTACAATGATCAGGAATTCGCCCGCGGCTCGACCCAGGGGGGCTTCATCTATTCCCCCCACGCCGGGGGCGAGACGCGCGCAGGCCCACTCGAAGTGGCTGGTCGTACGGAGCATCGTGCTTTCGGCAGCATGACCTATGCCGCTTTCAAGAGTCTGCTGTATGCCGGTCTGGAGCATGACGACCCACGCGTCCGGGCCGCACTCGACTGGATGAAAGCGCACTGGACGCTCGACTACAACCCTAACATGCCCGAGCGCCAGTCGCGCGAGGGTCTTTTCTATTACTATCACGTCTTCGCCCGCGCTCTGCACGCCTGGGGCGCACCCACCATTACGGACAACCGTGGCCGCACCCACACCTGGCGCCATGAACTGGTCACCAAGCTTGCAACCCTGCAGCAGCCCGACGGCAGTTGGATCAACGAAGCCGATCGGTACATGGAGGGGCTGACGCCGCTGACCACCGCCTATGCACTGCTCGCACTCCACGCCGCCTACCCCGCGGAGCACACCGTGGAGCCGGTGAGTCCCCCCCCGACCACCCAGCCCACCGCCGCGCCGCGCACCAACGACTCGGCCGGCACCGGCAACTGA
- a CDS encoding aminodeoxychorismate/anthranilate synthase component II: MIVLIDNYDSFTYNLVQRIGELNLGVEMRVYRNDQITTDQIDAEKPSHIIISPGPCTPREGGVSNDVIRRFSGRVPLLGVCLGHQCIAYAHGAEVVRAQRLMHGKTSMIRHDGAGIFRGLENPFEATRYHSLIVANGTLPQEFVVTATCEDDPTEIMALRHRTHPTYGVQFHPESFLTREGSKLLANFIRFG; encoded by the coding sequence ATGATCGTGCTGATCGATAATTACGATTCGTTCACCTACAACCTCGTGCAGCGCATTGGCGAACTGAATCTCGGGGTCGAGATGCGCGTCTATCGGAACGACCAGATCACAACCGACCAGATCGACGCGGAAAAGCCCTCCCACATCATCATTTCTCCGGGGCCCTGCACCCCGCGCGAGGGCGGCGTCAGCAACGATGTCATCCGGCGTTTCTCCGGACGCGTGCCGCTGCTGGGGGTCTGTCTCGGACACCAGTGCATCGCCTACGCTCACGGGGCGGAGGTCGTGCGGGCACAACGGCTGATGCATGGCAAGACCAGCATGATTCGCCACGACGGAGCCGGTATTTTCCGGGGATTGGAAAACCCGTTTGAAGCCACGCGCTACCACTCGTTGATCGTTGCAAATGGCACACTCCCGCAGGAATTCGTCGTTACGGCCACCTGCGAGGACGACCCCACGGAGATCATGGCTCTACGGCACCGCACACACCCGACGTACGGCGTGCAATTCCACCCGGAGAGCTTCCTGACGCGCGAGGGCAGCAAGCTGCTTGCGAACTTCATTCGGTTCGGGTAA
- a CDS encoding class I tRNA ligase family protein yields MSTGGGYDPHTLEADIYRFWEEGDHFRAVPNPDRKPFVIDIPLPNVTGSLHLGHAINETCQDVLIRYHRMRGFEALWMPGTDHAGIATQAVVERRLKEEQNLTRHELGRDGLVSRIWEWKENYGSRILAQLRKMGFSCDWDRTRFTLDEICAKAVYEVFFQWFKAGLIFRGTRLVNWDTHLQTAVADDEVIHETVKGHFWHYRYPIEGHDASAPEARETIDYVVIATTRPETMLGDTAICVHPDDARYRHLVGKNCVLPLLNRPIPIIADGQLAKMELGTGVVKVTPGHDPRDYECGLRNKLAMLSILTPDGRITEHGGPYAGLSREQCRKQVVADLEALGLMEKVESIEHDVGHSDRSKTPIEPLLSEQWFLRMGDLAELAMEAVRDGRVQFHPQRYAKTLLDWLGEKRDWCISRQLWWGHRIPVWSGDLRLSELLAPSTPQCAALFDRAEYSAILSVADLATGQRWHHLDSENGAGWRALRAELERGDRLVRIMVCAAPGERGEVRHDDAIAWCEERGFQRDPDVLDTWFSSALWPFSTLGWPDNYGRGITEGDPSPTWTTSIPPVCSSPAATSSRSGSRG; encoded by the coding sequence ATGAGCACGGGCGGTGGCTACGATCCGCACACGTTGGAAGCCGACATTTATCGCTTCTGGGAAGAGGGCGACCACTTCCGGGCTGTACCCAATCCCGACCGGAAACCCTTCGTCATTGACATTCCGCTGCCCAACGTCACCGGCTCGCTGCATCTCGGCCACGCGATCAACGAAACATGCCAGGACGTGCTCATCCGCTATCACCGCATGCGCGGGTTTGAGGCCCTCTGGATGCCGGGTACCGACCACGCCGGCATCGCGACCCAGGCAGTCGTCGAGCGCCGCCTCAAGGAAGAACAAAATCTCACCCGGCACGAATTGGGCCGCGACGGGTTGGTGTCGCGCATCTGGGAGTGGAAGGAGAATTATGGCAGTCGCATCCTGGCACAGCTTCGCAAGATGGGTTTCTCCTGCGACTGGGACCGGACGCGCTTCACACTCGACGAAATCTGCGCCAAGGCCGTCTACGAGGTCTTCTTCCAGTGGTTCAAGGCCGGGTTGATCTTCCGCGGCACACGCCTGGTGAACTGGGACACGCATCTCCAGACCGCGGTCGCCGATGACGAGGTCATCCACGAGACAGTCAAAGGGCATTTCTGGCACTACCGCTACCCGATCGAAGGTCACGATGCATCCGCCCCGGAGGCGCGCGAAACGATCGATTACGTGGTGATTGCCACAACCCGGCCGGAAACCATGCTCGGCGATACCGCCATCTGCGTGCATCCCGACGACGCTCGCTATCGCCACCTAGTCGGCAAGAACTGTGTCCTGCCGTTGTTGAACCGCCCCATCCCGATTATCGCGGACGGCCAGCTCGCCAAGATGGAGCTCGGCACCGGCGTTGTGAAAGTGACCCCCGGGCACGACCCGCGCGACTACGAGTGCGGGCTGCGCAACAAGCTGGCCATGCTCAGCATCCTGACACCCGATGGCCGGATTACCGAGCACGGCGGCCCCTACGCCGGACTCTCCCGCGAACAGTGCCGCAAGCAGGTCGTAGCCGATCTTGAAGCCCTGGGCCTGATGGAGAAGGTGGAGAGCATCGAGCACGATGTCGGCCACAGCGACCGCAGCAAGACGCCGATCGAGCCGCTGCTCAGCGAGCAATGGTTCCTGCGCATGGGCGACCTGGCGGAGCTGGCGATGGAAGCCGTGCGCGACGGCCGCGTGCAGTTCCACCCGCAGCGCTACGCGAAGACGCTGCTGGACTGGCTCGGCGAGAAGCGCGATTGGTGCATCAGCCGGCAACTCTGGTGGGGACATAGGATTCCGGTGTGGAGCGGCGATCTTCGGCTCAGCGAGTTGCTCGCACCCTCCACGCCCCAATGCGCCGCGCTGTTCGACCGCGCCGAGTACTCGGCGATCCTCTCTGTGGCCGACCTCGCGACCGGCCAGCGGTGGCACCACCTCGACAGCGAGAACGGCGCCGGTTGGCGCGCCCTGCGCGCCGAGCTCGAGCGCGGTGACCGCCTCGTGCGCATCATGGTCTGCGCTGCACCGGGCGAGCGCGGCGAAGTCCGCCACGACGACGCTATCGCGTGGTGCGAAGAACGCGGCTTTCAGCGCGACCCCGATGTCCTCGACACCTGGTTCAGCTCCGCGCTTTGGCCCTTCAGCACGCTCGGCTGGCCCGACAATTACGGCCGCGGCATCACCGAAGGTGATCCCTCACCGACCTGGACTACTTCTATCCCACCAGTGTGCTCGTCACCAGCCGCGACATCATCACGCTCTGGGTCGCGCGGATGA
- a CDS encoding metallopeptidase family protein translates to MIRVSPADFDRAVQHALDEVPADFQPYLENVLIEVHSRPSERLMREEDVPEDLLGLYLGVPLEEKGPDLAPTPIPDRILIFSDNLCEMCDTWNELVEEIRITVLHELGHHFGLDEDRLDELGYA, encoded by the coding sequence ATGATACGCGTAAGCCCCGCCGATTTCGACCGCGCTGTTCAACATGCCCTGGACGAGGTGCCGGCCGACTTCCAGCCCTACCTGGAAAATGTGTTGATCGAGGTGCATTCGCGCCCCTCGGAACGCCTGATGCGGGAGGAAGACGTTCCGGAGGACCTGCTGGGGCTGTACCTCGGTGTCCCGCTCGAGGAAAAAGGCCCCGATCTTGCTCCCACGCCGATCCCGGACCGCATCCTGATCTTCTCCGACAACCTCTGCGAAATGTGCGATACTTGGAATGAGCTGGTCGAGGAAATCCGGATTACCGTCCTCCACGAACTCGGCCACCATTTCGGCCTGGATGAGGATCGGCTCGACGAACTGGGCTACGCCTGA